The Parambassis ranga chromosome 1, fParRan2.1, whole genome shotgun sequence genome includes a region encoding these proteins:
- the LOC114438024 gene encoding cysteine-rich protein 1, whose amino-acid sequence MVGYCPICGKPVYFGEKKRSLGRDYHPLCLKCQKCNRQLTAGQHAEYDEKPYCSHCYLKMFGPRGNR is encoded by the exons ATGGTAGGCTACTGTCCAATTTGTGGGAAGCCTGTCTACTTTG GTGAGAAAAAGAGGTCCTTAGGGAGGGACTACCATCCTCTGTGCCTGAAGTGTCAGAAATGCAACAGACAGCTCACAGCTGGTCAACATGCGGAG TATGACGAGAAGCCGTACTGCTCACACTGCTATTTGAAGATGTTTGGCCCAAGAG GTAACAGGTGA